From Polaribacter haliotis:
ATGTCTATTAAAGACAAAGATATTTTTCCTCTAAATGATTACTCTATGAACACTCTAATGGACAATTATTTAGAATACCATTTAAGAGGAATTTGCACAGAAAAAGGAATACAACAATTAAAAAATCAACTAAATCAGAAATAAAAAAAAAATGAAAAAAATACTATTGATGTTTTTTATTAGCTCATTTTATTTGAGTTTAAATGCTCAAGAAAAACAAATGAGTCTTTCTTTAGAGGAAGCAATTAATTTTGCTTTAGAGAATAGTTATAACACAAAAACATCTCAAAACGACATACTTTCTGCACAGAAAAAAGTTTGGGAAACCACCACAATTGGTTTGCCACAAATTGATGCGAAAATAGATTATCAGAATTTTATAAAGCAACCTGTAACTCTTGCCGATTTCGATGGAGATGGAACAAATGAAGAATTTGTTTTTGGAACCAAACAAAATATGAATGCCACAGTTACTTTAAGACAATTATTATTTGATGGCTCTTATTTAGTTGGTTTACAAGCATCTAAAACTTATTTAAAAATTTCTGAACAAGCAAATATTAAAACTGAAATGGTAACCAAAGAAGCTGTTATAAATGCTTATGGTAATGTTTTAGTGAGTGAAAATACCATTTCAATTTTAGAAAGAAACATTAAAATTCTTCAGAAAAATTATGATGATGCAAAAAAAATCTATGAAAACGGATTGAATGAAGAGGAAGATGTAGAGCAATTAGAAATTACTTTAGGGAGTTTAAAAAATCAGCTTGGTAATGTTGTTAGAATGAAATATATCGCATACCAAATGCTAAATCTTTCTATTGGAAGTTCTATTGACACAAAGCTAACTTTAACTGATAGTTTAGACTCTTTAACGATGCAAAATATCGATTTAGGTATTATTGCAACAGAGTTTAATGTCGATAATCATATCGATTTTAAAATTGCAGAAAACGATCGTGAATCTAAACGTTTATTGGTAAAATTAGAACAAAGTAAAGCTTTACCTAGCTTAAGTGCTTTTGTTAATTACGGTGCTCAAGCAAATTCAGATTCTTTTACGTTTTTAAAAAGCGACCAACGTTGGTTCGATTCTTCATTATTGGGCGTAAGTTTAAACATTCCTATTTTTAGTAGTTTAGGGAGAAGTGCAAAAACTGCACAAGCAAAAATCGATTTAGAAACTGCAGATTTACGTTTGCAAGAAACAAAGCAACGTTTAAGTTTACAAGCTCAAAAAGTAAAAAACGATTATCAATTTAGTATCGAAAACTATCAAACATCAAAAAGAAACCTTGCTTTATCAGAAAGAATAGAAAAGAAGCAAAGAATTAAATTTTTCGAAGGAATTTCTACAAGTTTCGATTTATTACAAGCACAAAATCAATTATATACACAGCAGCAAAACTACATACAATCTATGTTAGATGTTATCGCTAAAAAAGCTGCATTAGAAAACGCATTAAACTTACCAATCAAATAATTACAACCATGAAAAAAATATATTTAGTAATATTAGTAACGCTTGTTTTTGCTTCTTGTGGAGATAAAAAAGAAGTTTCGGTTGATGAAATTTTAGCTACAAATAATGTTGCTCAAATTAAATCGAAAAAAGCAGATTTAGATGCAAAACAACAAGAATTAGCAACTGAATTAAAAAAGTTAAATGACAAGTTAGAAGAGTTTAATGTAGACAAAAACATCCCTTTAATTACTACTTACACAGTAAAAGAGGAAGTTTTTACACACTTTATTGAGTTACAAGGAAATGTACAAACAAAACAAAACGTTTTAATCTACCCAGAAATGCCTGGTATTTTAGAAAGTGTTTATGTTAAAGAAGGACAAAAAGTTTCTAAAGGACAAGTTTTAGCAAGAATTGATGATGGAGGAATGTCTTCTCAATTAGCACAATTAGAAGCAAATGCACAATTAGCAAAAACAACTTACGAACG
This genomic window contains:
- a CDS encoding TolC family protein, with protein sequence MKKILLMFFISSFYLSLNAQEKQMSLSLEEAINFALENSYNTKTSQNDILSAQKKVWETTTIGLPQIDAKIDYQNFIKQPVTLADFDGDGTNEEFVFGTKQNMNATVTLRQLLFDGSYLVGLQASKTYLKISEQANIKTEMVTKEAVINAYGNVLVSENTISILERNIKILQKNYDDAKKIYENGLNEEEDVEQLEITLGSLKNQLGNVVRMKYIAYQMLNLSIGSSIDTKLTLTDSLDSLTMQNIDLGIIATEFNVDNHIDFKIAENDRESKRLLVKLEQSKALPSLSAFVNYGAQANSDSFTFLKSDQRWFDSSLLGVSLNIPIFSSLGRSAKTAQAKIDLETADLRLQETKQRLSLQAQKVKNDYQFSIENYQTSKRNLALSERIEKKQRIKFFEGISTSFDLLQAQNQLYTQQQNYIQSMLDVIAKKAALENALNLPIK